The Faecalibaculum rodentium genome segment CGTGATCTGTTCAAGGCTGAACCCGGTTGTCACATGGAAGTCATCCCGCAGCCGGGCATCCAGCGTGAGCCAGGCTTCGTTGTTGGACTCGATCCAGTCGATTTTGCCATACTTCCAGGTAAAATAGCCCGCTGCCCTGAGCACTTCCTGGTAGTCATGGAAGCTTTTCACCACAAAGCATTCGTCGATGTTGGCCCTGAGCTCCGGCTTCAGGGAATCATAGGGCTGATCCACCACCGCCAGCACTCTGGCCCCCTGCCGCTTGAGTCCCCGGCAGAACATCCAGAAACTTTCCGGATAATTGGGACTGATAAACAAAAAATTCATATATTCTCTTTCTAAACTTCATTTTACGATTCATGCCTGCACGTGCCAGGCCGGAAACCGGACTCAGCGCCCGATTTCATGGGTCTGCAGCACGGCAAGGTAAAGCGCGATCAGCGTCTTTGCGTCGCAGATCTCGTTTCGCCCTGCCATGGCCAGTGCATCTTTCAGGCTCATCCAGACCAGCTCGATGTCTTCATCCGGATCCGGCGGCAGGTGAACGGCAGCCGGTTTCGGATCATGCGCCTGATAGATATAGAGTGTTTCGTCGCAGAATCCCGGCGTGGACCAGAACTTCTGCAGAAGGGTCATGGAACTGCATTCCAGGCCTGTTTCTTCATTCAGTTCCCGCATGCCGCAGGAAAGAGGATCTTCTCCGTATTCCAGTTTCCCGGCAGGGATCTCCAGGGTCACGGCATTCACGGCCGGACGGAACTGCTTCACGAACAGCATTTTTCCCTCACGGACCACCAGAACTCCCACCCCGCCGGGATGGCGGATGATTTCCCACGCATGACCGTCGATGGTTTCACGGCCCAGCGTGAAGATTTTTCCTTCAAACAGTGTTTCTTTTTCCATTTCCTTTTTCCCTTTGCCCAAGATTTTACCATACCGGAAAAGATAAACAAAAAAGTCCCTGCGGACTTAATTGACAACTTTCAGAAATGCTTCTGCAACCGCTTCCCCGATCCGGTCCTGGTAACTTGAATCGGTGAGTTTGGCGTAGTCATCCGGATTCGTGACATATCCCAGCTCCAGAAGAATGCTCGGCACATCCCGGTCCATCAGGATGGGGAAGTTTGCGTAATGGTCGGAATCCACGCCTTCAAATGACGACAGATTGATCGCGGACACTGCCTGCCCGGCCGCCGCCCCCAGTTCTTCCAGCTGTGTCTGCGGCTGGGTGAAGACCGCGAATCCCCTGGCCAGCGGATCCGGGCTGCTGGACAGCTGGACGGAAACGAGGTACTGCACACCCTGTTCCTTCATCCGCCGAAGACGGTCCTGACTGGAGGCTGCCTCAGTATCGAACACCGGAACATCGTCGGACTCACGGGTGTAGACCACCTGGTATCCGGCAGCTGACAGCTTCCGTCCGATGGCCAGTGCCAGATCCAGATTGATGTCCTTTTCAGGAATGGTTGTATCGGACACATAGCCATAGTCGCTGCCGCCATGTCCCGCATCGACTGCTATGACGGCGTGGGACTGGCTGGATGTCATAGTGGCATCTTCGTTGGTGGTGGATCCGCTGTTGTTGACCGTGGGTACCCGGACATCCGGCGCAGTATAGGAGCTGTTGAGCCCTGGATGGAGCACAAGCAGCGCAAAGAGGCCCAGAAGCAGATAGATGGCGGCTTTTTTCATGTCCCTTTCCCCCTTTCCCGAATTCGGAAGTCTTTTCAGTATACCACAGAGCCATGAGTTGGTCGCTGTCGTCTATGGTATAATTGCGAAAGGTGAATGCATGGAATTTTTGGTTGCACTGAATGAATTTGAAGGACCGCTGGACCTGATGCTGCATCTGGTCCGGCAGCACAAGCTGGATCTTCACAATCTGAACATGGCTGAACTGGCCGACCAGTATATCTGTTATCTGCAGTCCATGGCGGATCTTCACCTGGAGATCGCCAGCGAGTACCTGGAGGAACTGGCGCTGCTGGTCGAATACAAAAGCCGGATGCTGCTGCCCAGGCAGAAGGATGACCAGGAGGATGACTACGAGGAAGACCGGCGGCAGGATCTGGTCCGCAGGCTGCTGGAGTACCAGGCATACAAGGAAGCTGCGCAGATGCTCTCTGCCCGATACGAGGAGCGTACCCTGCTGCTTTCCCGGGCTCCGGATTCTCGGATCAGGGAATGGAGCCGGCCGGTGGAGGAAACCTGGACCGGCACGGGGGATGAACTGGCAAAAGCCATGGAACGTGTCCTGCGACGGTATGCTGTCCTGGTCCCGCATGAAACCAGGGTCCAGACGCGGGAACTGTCCACCGGCATGCGGCGCCAGCAGATCCTTCACAGACTGCCTCCGGGAGCCCGGACGAGTCTCAGGGAGCTGTGCAGCGACTGCACAGATGTGCATATGGTCGTGGTGACATTTCTGGCCCTTCTGGATCTTCTGCACGAAGGCCTCGTGCAGGCGGTGCAGAATGAAGAGGACATCCGGATTTACAGGCCGGAGGGCGAAGCCGGCACAGAATCGGACAGGACCGCATCCGGCCAGCCCGGTCCGGCCGGCACAAAGGAGAACCAATGACAGAAACAGCAGACATACCGGGCAGCCAGGCACTGAAGATTCTGGAAGGCCTGGTCTTTCTTGCCGGAGAGGACGGCCTGGATCTCTGGCAGCTGCAGACAGGCATGCCGGAATATACTCGGGAGGAACTGGAAGCAGGGCTGCACCGGCTGCAGGAAGACTGCATATCCCGCGGGATCGATCTGGTGGAGTATGCAGGCCGCTGGCGGTTTGTGGCCCGGGCAGAGGTGTTTCCCTATGCACAGGATCTCTTCCGGGAAGTCCGGCCGGCTTCTCTTTCCGCTGCTGCCCTCGAGACACTGGCGGTGATTGCCTATCGCCAGCCGGTCACCAGGGTCCAGATTGAGGAGATCCGCGGTGTGGCCTGCGATACAATGCTCAAAAAACTGCTGGCCCGCGGTTATATCGAAGCCCGCGACCGTCTTGACGCAGTGGGCCGGCCGCTGCTTTACCGCGTGACGGATGCCTTTCTGGATGCCTTCAGCCTCGAGGATCTGCAGTCGCTGCCGGAACTGTCCGCGGAAGGCGGGCAGGCCAGCCTGTTCGATGAAGTGACAGAGGAGCCTGAAGGATCTTCGGCAGATGACAGCGGACCAGGGACAGGGCAGGGGGCCTGAACTGTCTTTGAGCAGGGCAGCCGGTGATCCGGCCGGCACAGACAGAGGCACAGAAAGCCGGATACAGTTTCCGGCAAAACGAAGCGAAAGGATGATGAATCATGGAACGACTTCAGAAAGTGATTGCCCAGGCCGGGATCTGCTCCCGGCGGAAGGCGGAAGCACTCATAGCCAGGGGCAGGGTGCGGGTAAATGGAGAAGTCATCACGGAACCCGGGACCAAGGTGTCGGGCAGCGATACGATCGAGGTCAATGGACAGAGACTTGACAAGGAAGAAAAAGTCTATTACCTGATGAACAAACCGAAGGGTACGATCTGCAGCGTCAGCGACGACAAGGACCGGAAGACCGTGCTGGACTATCTGCCGAAAGACAGGCGGATTTACCCGGTCGGACGCCTGGATTACGATACCAGCGGCATCCTCCTGCTGACCAATGACGGAGAATTCACCAACCGGATGATCCATCCACGCTATCACATTCCCAAGACCTACACCATCAACCTGCAGGGTATGCTGTCGCCTGAAGACGTACAGACACTGAAAAGCGGCCTGAAGACAAAGACGGAGACCTATCAGCCTGCACGTGTCCGGATCCTGCAGAAAGACTATACCCGGGACCGCATGATCCTGGAGCTCACGATCAGCGAGGGAAAGAATCACCAGGTGAAGAACATGATGGAAGCCCTGGGCTGCGAAGTCCGCAGGCTGAACCGCAAGAGCTTCGGCCCGCTGACGGCGGAAGGACTCAAACCCGGCGAGTACAGGCGGCTCAACCCCCATGAGGTCAAGGAACTCCTGCGGCTGGCGTCATCTGCAGAACAGACCGACAGCGGAACCCGCCGCGCATGAAGCAGGTGTTTGCATCAGGCCCCTGTGCTCTGGAATCCCGGATCATGCTGGACGAAAAGCAGGCCCATCATCTGTTTGATGTGCTTCGGACAGGCCCCAGGGAAACGGTACGCGTGGTCTGTGATGGGGAAGTGTGGCTGGGACATGTGGAGGAAAAACCGTTTGTCTGGCTGTTCGGCAAAGAGGAAACCCAAAAACAGGGACCAGAAATCACACTGTGCACGGCACTGATCAAATCGGACAAATTCGAATGGATGCTGCAGAAAGCCGCAGAACTTGGCGTCACCCGCATTGTTCCCTTTGTGTCCCGGTATTCCGTGATCCAGCTGGATGACAAACGGGCACTCCGCAAAATGGAGCGCTGGAACCAGATCCTGGTCAATGCCTGCAGACAGTGCAACCGGCATGACCTGGTGGAACTGGCGCCGGTTTCCCGTCTCGAAGACCTGGCAGCCTACAAGTCACAGCTGAATCTTGTGGCCTATGAAAAGGAACAGAGCCGCCACCTGGCCCACTATCTGCAGCAGGATCCTGCATCCGTCACATGCTGCATCGGTCCGGAAGGCGGTTTTTCCCAGCAGGAAGCTGGCTGGCTCATGGAAGCCGGGTTTGCCCCCTGCACCCTGGGAAACCGGATCCTCCGGGCGGAGACCGCGGCATTGTATGTACTGGCGTGCTGTGAATACCAGACGCATGTCAGCGAAAAACCGGAGACCTGCCTGTCTGACAGTGAATCTCCGGCAGAGAAACAGGAGGGATGCTGATGCGGTTTTCCATTACCACGCTTGGGTGCAAGGTCAACGCCTACGAATCCAGATACTACGCCCAGAAGCTGGAAGAGCTGGGGTTCGAGGAAGCGGACAGTGATCTGGATGTCTGCATCATCAATACCTGCACGGTCACCAATACGGCAGCCGCGAAGTCCCGTCAGATGATTCACAGGGCAAGACGCCGGAATCCCGGTGCCCGGATCGTGGTGGTGGGCTGCTATGCTCAGACAGCGGAAGAAGAGGAAAAGCAGAAACTGCAGGCGGACCTGATCATTGGCGCGAGGCACAAAAACGAACTGGCAGCCAGGGTGCTGGCGCTGATGACGGAAGACCGGAGCGCAGACCTGACTTCCCATGAGGAAGGAGCCGGATTTGAATCCATGCCCATTGCCAGGTTTGAAGGCCGCAACCGGGCATTCCTGAAAATACAGGATGGCTGCAACCAGTTCTGCTCCTATTGCGCCATTCCCTTTGCCAGAGGGCGGGAGCGGTCGATTTCCCGGGATGAGGCTCTGCAGCTGGTGCAGGAACTGGAAGCGGCCGGACACCGGGAGATCGTATTGACAGGCATTCACACCGGCCGGTGGCAGGGAGAACAGGGAGAAGACCTTGCAGATCTCCTGAAGGATATGCTGTCGGTCACCACAGATGTGACGTTCCGGATTTCCAGCATCGAGATCACGGAAGTGACGGACGGCCTCATCGCCCTTCTCTCCACAGAACCCCGGATGATGCCGCATCTGCACATCCCGGTCCAGTCTGCAAGCAATGCAGTTCTGCAGAGAATGGACCGTCCCTATACGGTGGAGGAATTCGAACAGCGGCTGGATGAAATCCGCCGGGCGGTGCCGGATATCAGCATCAGCACAGATGTGATCTGCGGATTTGTCGGTGAAAGCGATGCGGAGTTTGAGGAGATGATGCAGACTCTGCGGCGGATGCGCTTTTCCTTCCTGCATGTATTCCCGTATTCGCAGCGCCAGGGCACCAAAGCCAGCCGGATGGGTCCACCGGTGGACGGCACCATCCAGAAGGAGAGGGCAGCCAGACTGCTGGAACTGTCGAAGGAACTGCGTATGGCTGACATGACCCGTTTCAGAGAGGAAACGGTTCTTGTCGAGCAGGGAGAAAATGGAGAATATACCGGATACACCCGCCAGTACCATCCGGTTCTGATCCGCTGTGACCGTCCGCTGTCCGGACGGGTGCATGGAACGCTGCGGCCGGAGGATGGCCGGTACATCATGGAGGTTTGAATCATGCGTCTGTCAAAACTGTTCAAGAATGCGCCCACGACCAATGTCACGGGCCTGAGTTTCGATTCCCGGAAGGTGAAGCCCGGCGATGTGTATTTCTGTCTGCCTGGCCTGACATACGATGGTCATGACTTCATCGACGATGCCCTGGACAAAGGGGCCACGTGCATCGTGTATTCCAGGGACCTGAAGGAAAAGCGGCCGGGAGCGATCTATGTACGGGTCCAGGATGTCAATGCGGCAATGAATCAGTGTGCACGTCTGTTTTACCAGAAACCCAGCGACAAAATGCGGATGTTCGGCATCACGGGCACCAACGGCAAGAGTTCCGTCGCCAACATCATCCGGGCAATCATGAACCTCCAGGAGCCGACAGGGTATATCGGGACGATCGGGATCGACTATGGCGATCAGCACCTCATGCCGGACCTGACCACTCCCGATGCCCTGTTTCTGCAGCGCACACTCAATGACATGGTTACGGCGGGCATGAAAGACTGTGCCCTGGAGGTATCGAGCCATGGGCTTGCGCAGGGGCGTGTGGACGGCATCAACTTCGATGCGGCGGTGTTCACGAATTTCACCTATGACCACCTGGATTTCCACGGCACCATGGAGAATTACTTCGACGCCAAGAGCCGGCTGTTCAAGGACCGGGTCAAGGCAGACGGTGTCTGTATCCTGAACATGGATGATCCGCGGTTCAAGGACCTGGAACGGCTGAGCAAGGCACGGGTCATATCTTATGGCATCAACTCCGAGGCGGACTATCGGGCCATTGACATCCAGATGACGAGCACCAGCTCGCATTTCAATCTCGTGCACCAGGGCCGGCTGTATCCGGTCATGACCAATCTCGTGGCCCGCTACAACATATACAATCTCCTGGCTGCCATTGCGGCGCTGCATGAAACGGGGATGCCCCTGGACCGGATCCTGCCGGCCTGCGAAGATCTCCCGCAGATCAAGGGACGCCTCGAGCAGATCGATGCGGGGCAGGACTTTCATGTCATTGTGGACTTTGCCCACACACCGGACGGCATGGAACAGATGTTTCAGTTCGGTCGCTCAATCACGGGAGAAAACGGCGATGTGATCGCTGTGTTCGGATCCGCCGGAAAGCGGGATGTGGCCAAACGGAAGGTGTTCGGGGAACTCGCCGACAAGTATTGCGACCTGATCATCCTGACGGAGGACGACCCGCGTGATGAAAACCCCAGGGAGATCGCATCCCAGATCCGGGAAGGCATCAAAACCACCAACAATCTGTACATCGAAGACCGGTATGAGGCCATCAACCAGGCGATTTCCAGCGCCAAAAAGGATGATGTGGTGCTGATCCTGGGCAAGGCGGATGAACCCTTCATTTACCGCGAAACCGGGCGGAGTCCCTACATCGGTGACAACGTGGCGGCAAGAGAATGCATCGAAGCGCTGAAAAAATAGACGTCGAACACTTCGTGATCCAGGGCTCGCCGGTCTCCAGAACGGGAGCCCTTTGCCATATGGATCAGGCACAGCGGCGGGCCAGCTGCAGGGCAGCCGGTGAGCTGACCATCGTCCATGTCTCGGATCTGCACAGCCGTCACCGCAGACACCTGCTGGAAACGGTCATCGGCCTGCGGCCGGATGGTGTCATGATCACAGGCGATCTCTTTGACGGAGTGCAGTCTCCAAAGCCGGCGTTCGAATTTGTCGCCGGTCTGCGGAATGCGGATCTGGATGTGTTTTATGTGACGGGGAATCACGAGCTGTACCGACAGGACGTGGCACAGCTGCTGGATCAGCTGAGAGCGCTGGGTGTGACGGTTCTGGAGAATGAGGAAGTGGCCTGGAAGGGAATTCACGTCGCGGGTGTCGGGTTCGATGTCTGGCCGGAGGATATCCGGTTTCCCGAAACGGAACAGATCCGGCTGCTGCTCGTGCACGATCCATACAAGGCAGACCGCCTGTCGGAAGCAACTGCCAGTCTGATCCTGGCGGGGCATATCCATGGCGGTCAGTGGCGTCTCTTTCACCAGGGGCTGGCAGGACCGGGACAGCGGCTGCTTCCAAAATACACTTCGGGGCTGTACAGAACCGTGCAGGGAATGAGCATGATCGTTTCCCGGGGACTGGGGGACTGGATGAAGATCCCCCGGATCTGCAATCCATGGCACCTGCCGGTGATCCATCTGCTGCTTCCGGAAGCCGGACCCATGGCAGAACCGGATGCTTTGAAGAGCGGTCATGAACCGGTCAAGGAGACTCACTGACGGAAAGAGGAAGAAAGATGGCATCAAGCAGGGAATTTGTGAACTATGTCCGGGAACAGCTCTCGGGCAGAGACGATGTGGTCATTCGGCCGATGATGGGCGAATACCTCGTGTACTGGGGCGGAAAAGTCGGGGGTGACATCTGTGACAACCGGCTGCTCGTCAAACCGGTTCCGTCAGCTTTGCGGCTGCTGCCCGATGCCTCTCTGGAACCGCCCTATCCTGGAGCGAAGGATATGATCCTGGTGGAAGACCTGGAGGACAGGCCCTTCCTGACTTCGCTCATGGATGCCATGGAACCCGAACTGCCGGCACGCAAAAAGCGGACACCGAAGAAAAAACCGGCATAAGGACCCAATGGTCCCCATTCAGCGGTACAGCAGGACGGTGACGGTCTGCCTGGAGAACGGAGTGAGTCAGATGCACTCCGTTTTTCTAACCGGAAACCGGGACTGGAGCGGAGGCGGGGGGATCCGGATCAGACAACCGGCATCAGGAAAGGCTGAAAATTTTCTGAAAAAATTCTGTAAATCAGTTGACGCATGGGTGTCGGGCCATTATCATTACATTAACCTATTAAAACAGTAGGCAATGAAAGAGAGGACCGCCATGCCGGATTTCACGAAGCTGAACCGTTGCAATTTCCGATTTGGACGAATGTGATGCTCAGGATCGTATCCCAGGAACATTCATGAACAGAAACAAGGAGGAAAACATCATGAGCAGCACAGAAAACAACTATCGGTTCGAAACACTTCAGCTTCACGTGGGACAGGAACAGGCTGATCCGGCCACCGATTCCCGGGCAGTCCCCATCTACCAGACCACATCCTATGTGTTTCATGACTCGCAGCATGCGGCGGACAGGTTCGGGCTCGCAGATGCCGGCAACATCTACGGACGGCTGACCAATTCCACCCAGGATGTCCTGGAGAAGCGGATCGCTGCACTGGAAGGCGGAGTGGCCGGCCTGGCCACGACATCCGGGGCGGCAGCCATCACCTATGCCATCCTTGCACTGGCTCACGCAGGGGACCATATCGTGGCCCAGAACACCATTTACGGCGGGAGCCACAACCTGCTGGAGCACACCCTGAAGGACTATGGCATTGAGACGACATTCGTGAACACCCATGACCTGCAGGAAGTGGAAGCGGCGATCCGCCCCAATACCAAAGCCGTGTTCCTGGAAACCCTGGGAAACCCGAATTCCGATATCGCTGACGTGGATGCAATCGCCGAAATCGCCCATCGGCACCAGATTCCGGTGGTGATCGACAACACCTTCGGGACGCCGTATCTCTTCCGGCCTCTGGAACACGGTGCGGATATCGTTGTGCATTCGGCGACAAAATTCATCGGCGGTCATGGCACCTCCCTGGGGGGCATCATTGTGGATGGCGGCAGCTTTGACTGGAAAAACGGAAAGTTCCCGCAGCTGTCCGAACCCAATCCGTCCTATCATGGCGTGGTCTTCGCGGATGTGCCCGCTCCCTTTGCCACCTACATCCGGGCGATCCTGCTGAGGGATACCGGGGCTTCGATTTCTCCCTTCAATGCCTTCCTGCTGCTGCAGGGTACAGAGACGCTCTCCCTGCGGCTGGACCGCCATGTGGAGAATACCGGAAAAGTCGTGGACTTCCTGCAAAACCATCCACATGTCCGCAAAGTAAACCACCCATCGCTGCCGGATCACCCGGATCATGCACTGTACAAACAGTATTTCCCGCATGGCGGCGGATCGATTTTCACCTTCGACATCGAAGGCGGGAAAGAGGAAGCCCACCGGTTCATCGATGCCCTGGAGATTTTCAGCCTGCTTGCCAATGTTGCCGATGTAAAATCCCTGGTGATTCACCCGGCTACCACGACCCACGCCCAGCTGTCCAAAGAACAGCTGGAGGACCAGGGAATCCATGATGCCACGATCCGGCTGTCCATTGGCACAGAGCATATCGATGACATCCTGGAAGATCTGGAGAGGGGATTTGCGGCTGCTTTTCCAGAAAACGGGTGACTGCATCCCACAGCGGGAACAGATGCACGCGGGCCGGACAGCCAGGCTGACAGAAAGACAGACAATTCAGGTGCGACAATCCGCTATTCCATGCAACAGACCGAAAATCCGTGACGGATGATCCCGAAAGGGAGACTGAAGCCGGATTTTCGGCTTTTTTCTGTTGTCAGGAACCGTCCTGGATGAAACAATGAAGAAAATTGACCGAAGGAAAGTGAAGAAAAGGAGTTCTTTATGGACGAGAATGTCTCAATGGTGCTGA includes the following:
- a CDS encoding NUDIX hydrolase, giving the protein MEKETLFEGKIFTLGRETIDGHAWEIIRHPGGVGVLVVREGKMLFVKQFRPAVNAVTLEIPAGKLEYGEDPLSCGMRELNEETGLECSSMTLLQKFWSTPGFCDETLYIYQAHDPKPAAVHLPPDPDEDIELVWMSLKDALAMAGRNEICDAKTLIALYLAVLQTHEIGR
- a CDS encoding N-acetylmuramoyl-L-alanine amidase family protein; this translates as MKKAAIYLLLGLFALLVLHPGLNSSYTAPDVRVPTVNNSGSTTNEDATMTSSQSHAVIAVDAGHGGSDYGYVSDTTIPEKDINLDLALAIGRKLSAAGYQVVYTRESDDVPVFDTEAASSQDRLRRMKEQGVQYLVSVQLSSSPDPLARGFAVFTQPQTQLEELGAAAGQAVSAINLSSFEGVDSDHYANFPILMDRDVPSILLELGYVTNPDDYAKLTDSSYQDRIGEAVAEAFLKVVN
- a CDS encoding segregation and condensation protein A, whose protein sequence is MEFLVALNEFEGPLDLMLHLVRQHKLDLHNLNMAELADQYICYLQSMADLHLEIASEYLEELALLVEYKSRMLLPRQKDDQEDDYEEDRRQDLVRRLLEYQAYKEAAQMLSARYEERTLLLSRAPDSRIREWSRPVEETWTGTGDELAKAMERVLRRYAVLVPHETRVQTRELSTGMRRQQILHRLPPGARTSLRELCSDCTDVHMVVVTFLALLDLLHEGLVQAVQNEEDIRIYRPEGEAGTESDRTASGQPGPAGTKENQ
- the scpB gene encoding SMC-Scp complex subunit ScpB, whose amino-acid sequence is MTETADIPGSQALKILEGLVFLAGEDGLDLWQLQTGMPEYTREELEAGLHRLQEDCISRGIDLVEYAGRWRFVARAEVFPYAQDLFREVRPASLSAAALETLAVIAYRQPVTRVQIEEIRGVACDTMLKKLLARGYIEARDRLDAVGRPLLYRVTDAFLDAFSLEDLQSLPELSAEGGQASLFDEVTEEPEGSSADDSGPGTGQGA
- a CDS encoding pseudouridine synthase, with amino-acid sequence MERLQKVIAQAGICSRRKAEALIARGRVRVNGEVITEPGTKVSGSDTIEVNGQRLDKEEKVYYLMNKPKGTICSVSDDKDRKTVLDYLPKDRRIYPVGRLDYDTSGILLLTNDGEFTNRMIHPRYHIPKTYTINLQGMLSPEDVQTLKSGLKTKTETYQPARVRILQKDYTRDRMILELTISEGKNHQVKNMMEALGCEVRRLNRKSFGPLTAEGLKPGEYRRLNPHEVKELLRLASSAEQTDSGTRRA
- a CDS encoding RsmE family RNA methyltransferase, giving the protein MKQVFASGPCALESRIMLDEKQAHHLFDVLRTGPRETVRVVCDGEVWLGHVEEKPFVWLFGKEETQKQGPEITLCTALIKSDKFEWMLQKAAELGVTRIVPFVSRYSVIQLDDKRALRKMERWNQILVNACRQCNRHDLVELAPVSRLEDLAAYKSQLNLVAYEKEQSRHLAHYLQQDPASVTCCIGPEGGFSQQEAGWLMEAGFAPCTLGNRILRAETAALYVLACCEYQTHVSEKPETCLSDSESPAEKQEGC
- the mtaB gene encoding tRNA (N(6)-L-threonylcarbamoyladenosine(37)-C(2))-methylthiotransferase MtaB, coding for MRFSITTLGCKVNAYESRYYAQKLEELGFEEADSDLDVCIINTCTVTNTAAAKSRQMIHRARRRNPGARIVVVGCYAQTAEEEEKQKLQADLIIGARHKNELAARVLALMTEDRSADLTSHEEGAGFESMPIARFEGRNRAFLKIQDGCNQFCSYCAIPFARGRERSISRDEALQLVQELEAAGHREIVLTGIHTGRWQGEQGEDLADLLKDMLSVTTDVTFRISSIEITEVTDGLIALLSTEPRMMPHLHIPVQSASNAVLQRMDRPYTVEEFEQRLDEIRRAVPDISISTDVICGFVGESDAEFEEMMQTLRRMRFSFLHVFPYSQRQGTKASRMGPPVDGTIQKERAARLLELSKELRMADMTRFREETVLVEQGENGEYTGYTRQYHPVLIRCDRPLSGRVHGTLRPEDGRYIMEV
- a CDS encoding UDP-N-acetylmuramoyl-L-alanyl-D-glutamate--2,6-diaminopimelate ligase, whose protein sequence is MRLSKLFKNAPTTNVTGLSFDSRKVKPGDVYFCLPGLTYDGHDFIDDALDKGATCIVYSRDLKEKRPGAIYVRVQDVNAAMNQCARLFYQKPSDKMRMFGITGTNGKSSVANIIRAIMNLQEPTGYIGTIGIDYGDQHLMPDLTTPDALFLQRTLNDMVTAGMKDCALEVSSHGLAQGRVDGINFDAAVFTNFTYDHLDFHGTMENYFDAKSRLFKDRVKADGVCILNMDDPRFKDLERLSKARVISYGINSEADYRAIDIQMTSTSSHFNLVHQGRLYPVMTNLVARYNIYNLLAAIAALHETGMPLDRILPACEDLPQIKGRLEQIDAGQDFHVIVDFAHTPDGMEQMFQFGRSITGENGDVIAVFGSAGKRDVAKRKVFGELADKYCDLIILTEDDPRDENPREIASQIREGIKTTNNLYIEDRYEAINQAISSAKKDDVVLILGKADEPFIYRETGRSPYIGDNVAARECIEALKK
- a CDS encoding metallophosphoesterase; the encoded protein is MDQAQRRASCRAAGELTIVHVSDLHSRHRRHLLETVIGLRPDGVMITGDLFDGVQSPKPAFEFVAGLRNADLDVFYVTGNHELYRQDVAQLLDQLRALGVTVLENEEVAWKGIHVAGVGFDVWPEDIRFPETEQIRLLLVHDPYKADRLSEATASLILAGHIHGGQWRLFHQGLAGPGQRLLPKYTSGLYRTVQGMSMIVSRGLGDWMKIPRICNPWHLPVIHLLLPEAGPMAEPDALKSGHEPVKETH
- a CDS encoding TfoX/Sxy family protein, with the protein product MASSREFVNYVREQLSGRDDVVIRPMMGEYLVYWGGKVGGDICDNRLLVKPVPSALRLLPDASLEPPYPGAKDMILVEDLEDRPFLTSLMDAMEPELPARKKRTPKKKPA
- a CDS encoding O-acetylhomoserine aminocarboxypropyltransferase/cysteine synthase family protein produces the protein MSSTENNYRFETLQLHVGQEQADPATDSRAVPIYQTTSYVFHDSQHAADRFGLADAGNIYGRLTNSTQDVLEKRIAALEGGVAGLATTSGAAAITYAILALAHAGDHIVAQNTIYGGSHNLLEHTLKDYGIETTFVNTHDLQEVEAAIRPNTKAVFLETLGNPNSDIADVDAIAEIAHRHQIPVVIDNTFGTPYLFRPLEHGADIVVHSATKFIGGHGTSLGGIIVDGGSFDWKNGKFPQLSEPNPSYHGVVFADVPAPFATYIRAILLRDTGASISPFNAFLLLQGTETLSLRLDRHVENTGKVVDFLQNHPHVRKVNHPSLPDHPDHALYKQYFPHGGGSIFTFDIEGGKEEAHRFIDALEIFSLLANVADVKSLVIHPATTTHAQLSKEQLEDQGIHDATIRLSIGTEHIDDILEDLERGFAAAFPENG